CATGACGTGCGACCACTGCGTCCAGGCCGTCAGCTCCGAACTCAACGGCCTCCCCGGAGTCGAGGACGTCCAGGTGGACCTGCCGTCGGGCCAGGTCACGGTGACCAGCGAACAGCAGCTGGATTCCGCCGCCGTCGCCGCAGCGG
This genomic window from Streptomyces sp. DG2A-72 contains:
- a CDS encoding heavy-metal-associated domain-containing protein translates to MVQKVYDVKGMTCDHCVQAVSSELNGLPGVEDVQVDLPSGQVTVTSEQQLDSAAVAAAVDVAGYELAGGESQ